Within Bdellovibrio bacteriovorus HD100, the genomic segment ACGCTTACGAAGTTGGTTTCGTTTCTTTGGCTCACTCTGATGAGCTTTTGGAGCAGGCGGCACAAATTATCGTGGATGCGGCGGAGTAAATGACTAAATCCTTCCTCAAACCCCATATCAAGACGGCATTGGCGATCCTGTGGTTCGCCTTTACCTTCTCGCTGGTGGGTTGGTGGTGGGTTTACTTCCTGCTGAAACTCAGCCCTGAAAACGCTTCACTTGAACAGATGAGAACCTCTCACCGCATGTTTGCGTGGGAAGGTTCGATCCTGCTGGCGGCGATCCTGTTTGGCGGGATTGCTTTGGTGATCTTCACCTACCGCGATCAAAAGCGCCACCAGCGCCTGCGCTTCTTCTTTTCAACGTTCAGCCATGACATCAAAACCTCTATCGCCCGTCTGCGCCTGCAGGCCGAAGTGCTGGAAGAGGATTTGAACACAACATCGCATCCGGTGATGAAACGCCTGATCCAGGACATTCAGCGTCTGGATCTGCAACTTGAAAATTCCCTGCTGCTGGCCAACCTTGAGGCCGGTCAGCTGTTGAAAGA encodes:
- a CDS encoding sensor histidine kinase, which encodes MTKSFLKPHIKTALAILWFAFTFSLVGWWWVYFLLKLSPENASLEQMRTSHRMFAWEGSILLAAILFGGIALVIFTYRDQKRHQRLRFFFSTFSHDIKTSIARLRLQAEVLEEDLNTTSHPVMKRLIQDIQRLDLQLENSLLLANLEAGQLLKEQVSLSDLLSSLRSEFSELTVELEREAKILGDRRALLSVLRNLLQNSVLHGKATTVKIRVRPHGEGHIELVIQDDGLGFKGILKKLGSEILMSQDVRSNGIGLLLTKRLLEKMNGDIWFESKENEGFKSHIELEGTLP